A region of Necator americanus strain Aroian chromosome I, whole genome shotgun sequence DNA encodes the following proteins:
- a CDS encoding hypothetical protein (NECATOR_CHRI.G936.T1) — MECFALLNEEGLTSLPEMEKIQERLCSNLIHSKTGFFLWSTSGDQEMGRFQDSGRRRKLFLSIRDGTERILKLLSERPAEGPM, encoded by the exons ATGGAATGTTTCGCCCTGCTGAACGAAGAGGGACTCACATCACTTCCTGAGATGGAAAAGATTCAGGAAAGGCTCTGCTCAAATCTTATTCATTCCAAAACCGGATTCTTTCTTTGGAGTACGAGTGGCGATCAAGA AATGGGAAGATTCCAGGACAGTGGAAGACGTCGCAAActgttcttatccataagggACGGGACTGAAAGGATCTTGAAACTACTGTCCGAAAGACCTGCTGAGGGTCCAATGTAA
- a CDS encoding hypothetical protein (NECATOR_CHRI.G935.T1), translated as MKTAKSFNDARIFKKNKIKSSISYLLIYTQQYSFAGTLSDKCVLSAAPHLVEQHVSEDGEKAETSGK; from the exons ATGAAGACTGCAAAATCGTTCAACGATGCtcgtatttttaaaaagaacaag atcaaatcatctatatcgtacctgctgatctacacgcagcaatactcattcgctggtacactgagtgacaagtgtgTGCTatcagccgcgccacatctgGTGGAACAACAC gtctctgaagacggcgaaaaagccgaaacgtcaggcaaataa